A DNA window from Pseudomonas sp. GD03919 contains the following coding sequences:
- a CDS encoding AAA family ATPase: MKNDIHDLGLVLDSKVKLVVIESWDELRVLETLTGLAVRRGLGLHTWSVTEGLQRLGFGGAPVDESPTVEPEAALRMIKADPQPNLYVMCDLHPFLEDNPRLVRLLKEVAMSEAAHTPTLVLVSHALKLPAEVQRFAARFSLALPSEDELLSIVRDEATRWSERNRGARVRTDNRTLQQVVKNLRGLSHAEARALARNVICDDGAITQEDIPELNKTKFQLLDLEGVLSFEYDTARFAEVGGLVNLKRWLAERQAGFLDGTLADAPKGVMLVGVQGGGKSLAAKAVAGLWGLPLLRLDFACLYNKFFGETERNLREALRLAEQMAPCVLWMDEVEKGLASGEHDGGVSQRVLGTLLTWMAERKAPVFVVATANAIDRLPPELVRKGRFDELFFVDLPSAEVRADIFRIHLQRRELEPSGFDLAQLAAASEGYSGAEIEQAVVSALYAGQAQQQVVDQALLLRALQTTAPLSVVMAERLAALRAWAAGRTVNAG; encoded by the coding sequence TTGAAGAACGATATTCATGATCTTGGACTGGTGCTGGATTCCAAGGTCAAGCTGGTGGTGATTGAGTCCTGGGACGAGTTGCGCGTGCTGGAAACCCTGACTGGCCTGGCGGTCAGGCGTGGCCTCGGCCTGCACACCTGGTCGGTGACCGAGGGCTTGCAGCGCCTGGGCTTCGGTGGCGCGCCGGTCGATGAGTCGCCGACCGTGGAGCCGGAAGCGGCGCTGCGCATGATCAAGGCCGATCCGCAGCCGAACCTGTACGTGATGTGCGACCTGCATCCGTTTCTCGAGGACAATCCTCGGCTGGTGCGTCTGCTCAAGGAAGTTGCCATGAGCGAGGCGGCGCATACGCCGACGCTGGTGCTGGTGTCGCATGCGCTCAAACTGCCGGCCGAAGTGCAGCGCTTCGCCGCTCGCTTCAGCCTGGCGCTGCCGTCGGAAGACGAACTGCTGAGCATCGTGCGTGACGAGGCGACGCGCTGGAGCGAGCGCAACAGGGGCGCGCGCGTGCGTACCGACAACCGTACCCTGCAGCAGGTGGTAAAGAACTTGCGTGGCCTCAGCCATGCCGAAGCGCGTGCGCTGGCGCGCAACGTGATCTGCGATGACGGTGCGATTACTCAGGAGGACATTCCGGAGCTGAACAAGACCAAATTCCAGTTGCTGGATCTGGAAGGCGTGCTCAGCTTCGAATATGACACCGCACGTTTCGCCGAAGTGGGCGGCTTGGTCAATCTCAAGCGCTGGCTGGCCGAGCGGCAGGCCGGTTTTCTCGACGGCACATTGGCCGATGCGCCGAAAGGCGTGATGCTGGTGGGGGTACAGGGCGGTGGCAAGAGTCTGGCCGCCAAGGCAGTAGCCGGGCTTTGGGGCTTGCCGCTGCTGCGCCTGGATTTTGCCTGCTTGTACAACAAGTTCTTCGGTGAGACCGAGCGCAATCTGCGCGAAGCGCTGCGCCTGGCTGAACAGATGGCGCCCTGCGTGCTGTGGATGGACGAAGTGGAGAAGGGCCTGGCCAGTGGCGAGCATGACGGTGGCGTGAGCCAGCGCGTGCTCGGCACCCTGTTGACTTGGATGGCCGAGCGCAAGGCACCGGTGTTCGTCGTCGCCACGGCTAACGCCATTGATCGTCTGCCGCCAGAACTGGTGCGCAAAGGACGTTTCGATGAGCTGTTTTTCGTCGACCTGCCGAGTGCCGAAGTGCGTGCCGATATCTTCCGCATTCACCTGCAGCGCCGTGAGCTGGAACCTTCGGGCTTCGATCTGGCACAGCTGGCGGCCGCCAGCGAAGGTTATTCCGGGGCCGAGATCGAGCAGGCGGTGGTCAGCGCGTTGTACGCCGGCCAGGCACAGCAACAGGTGGTCGATCAGGCGTTGCTGCTGCGCGCGCTACAGACTACCGCGCCGCTGTCGGTGGTGATGGCCGAGCGCTTGGCTGCGCTGCGCGCCTGGGCGGCTGGGCGGACGGTCAACGCGGGTTGA
- a CDS encoding putative hydro-lyase, whose translation MNAIQRAQQAAIAAARQARAEYRNGRVAPTAGIAPGMTQANLIALPRDWAYDFLLYAQRNPKACPVLDVSDAGSPHTVLAEGADLRTDLPLYRIWRDGKLAEEVSDATAAWAEHADMVTFLIGCSFTFETGLQEAGIEVRHIADGCNVPMYRTNRACRPAGRLHGEMVVSMRPIPADRVAEAAGISGRYPSVHGAPVNIGEPDRLGIKDLHKPDFGDAVRIEPGEVPVFWACGVTPQAAVMASGVPFAITHSPGHMFITDVPDSTYHV comes from the coding sequence ATGAACGCCATCCAACGCGCCCAGCAGGCGGCCATTGCCGCCGCCCGCCAGGCCCGCGCCGAGTACCGCAACGGCCGCGTCGCACCTACGGCCGGTATCGCGCCGGGCATGACCCAGGCCAACCTGATCGCCCTGCCCCGCGACTGGGCCTATGACTTTCTGCTCTACGCCCAGCGCAACCCCAAGGCCTGCCCGGTGCTCGACGTGAGTGACGCCGGCAGCCCGCACACGGTACTGGCCGAAGGCGCCGACCTGCGCACCGACCTGCCGCTGTACCGCATCTGGCGTGATGGCAAGCTGGCCGAGGAAGTCAGCGACGCTACCGCCGCCTGGGCGGAACACGCCGACATGGTGACCTTCCTGATCGGCTGCAGCTTCACCTTCGAGACCGGCCTGCAGGAAGCCGGCATCGAAGTGCGGCACATTGCCGATGGCTGCAACGTGCCGATGTACCGCACCAACCGCGCCTGCCGCCCAGCAGGCCGCCTGCATGGCGAGATGGTGGTGTCGATGCGGCCGATCCCGGCGGATCGCGTCGCCGAGGCGGCCGGTATTTCCGGGCGCTATCCCTCGGTGCACGGCGCTCCAGTGAATATCGGCGAGCCGGATCGCCTCGGCATCAAAGACCTGCACAAGCCGGATTTCGGCGACGCGGTGCGTATCGAGCCCGGCGAGGTGCCGGTGTTCTGGGCCTGTGGCGTGACGCCCCAGGCGGCAGTCATGGCCTCCGGCGTCCCCTTCGCCATCACCCACTCGCCGGGCCATATGTTCATCACCGACGTGCCTGACAGCACGTACCACGTATAG
- the trpD gene encoding anthranilate phosphoribosyltransferase, whose product MNIKEALNRIVAQLDLTTEEMQAVMREIMTGQCTDAQIGAFLMGMRMKSETIDEIVGAASVMRELAAPVVIDAERLVDTCGTGGDGMNIFNVSTAAAFVVAAAGGKVAKHGNRAVSGKSGSADLLEAAGVYLGLKPEQVARCVESVGVGFMFAPSHHGAMKHAIGPRRELGLRTIFNMLGPMTNPAGAKHQVIGVFSQALCRPMAEVLQRLGSEHVLVVHAQDGLDEISLAAPTFIAELKNGVVSEYRIQPEDFAIKSQSLIGLTVDNAEQSLALIHDALGRRKTDNGQKAADMIVLNAGAALYAADHASSLREGMQLAHDALHTGLAREKLEELVSFTAVFKQENEG is encoded by the coding sequence ATGAACATCAAGGAAGCCCTCAACCGCATCGTCGCCCAGCTCGATCTGACCACCGAGGAAATGCAGGCGGTCATGCGCGAAATCATGACCGGCCAGTGCACGGACGCGCAGATCGGCGCCTTCCTCATGGGCATGCGCATGAAGAGCGAGACCATCGACGAGATCGTCGGCGCCGCCAGCGTCATGCGTGAGCTGGCGGCTCCGGTGGTGATCGACGCCGAGCGCCTGGTCGACACCTGCGGTACCGGCGGCGACGGTATGAACATCTTCAACGTCTCCACAGCAGCGGCTTTCGTCGTCGCGGCGGCGGGCGGCAAGGTGGCCAAGCATGGCAACCGCGCGGTCTCCGGCAAGAGCGGCAGTGCCGACCTGCTGGAGGCCGCCGGCGTCTACCTGGGGCTCAAGCCCGAGCAGGTGGCGCGCTGCGTCGAAAGCGTTGGGGTCGGTTTCATGTTTGCCCCGTCTCATCACGGCGCGATGAAGCATGCCATCGGCCCGCGCCGCGAGCTGGGCCTGCGCACCATCTTCAACATGCTCGGCCCGATGACCAATCCGGCCGGCGCCAAGCATCAGGTCATCGGCGTGTTCAGCCAGGCACTGTGCCGGCCGATGGCCGAGGTGCTGCAGCGTCTGGGCAGCGAGCACGTGCTGGTGGTGCATGCGCAGGACGGTCTGGATGAGATCAGTCTGGCCGCGCCGACCTTCATTGCCGAGCTGAAGAATGGCGTGGTCAGCGAGTACCGCATCCAGCCTGAGGATTTCGCTATCAAGAGTCAGAGTCTGATCGGCCTGACCGTCGACAACGCCGAACAGTCGCTGGCGCTGATCCACGATGCCCTCGGCCGGCGCAAGACCGACAATGGCCAGAAGGCTGCCGACATGATTGTGCTCAATGCTGGCGCTGCACTCTATGCGGCTGACCATGCCAGCAGCCTGCGTGAAGGCATGCAGCTGGCGCACGATGCCCTGCACACCGGCCTGGCGCGTGAGAAGCTGGAGGAATTGGTGTCCTTTACCGCGGTATTCAAACAGGAGAACGAAGGGTGA
- a CDS encoding LamB/YcsF family protein, with protein MPTIDLNSDLGESFGQWCMGDDAAMLDIVTSANVACGFHAGDPAGILRTLRAAAAKGVTIGAHVAYPDLVGFGRRNMDIASDELTADVIYQIGALQALATAAGTSVRYVKPHGALYNTIAHDTRQALAVIEAIRAVDARLVLVALAGSPLIELARQEGLACIAEAFADRAYTPTGALVSRREPGAVLHDAEQVAQRMLRLVQTGEIEAIDGSVTRIEADSICVHGDSPGAIQMAREVRQLLEQSGVSLQSFAGAAR; from the coding sequence ATGCCAACCATCGACCTCAACAGCGACCTGGGCGAGAGCTTCGGCCAGTGGTGCATGGGCGACGATGCCGCAATGCTCGACATCGTCACCAGCGCCAACGTCGCCTGTGGTTTCCACGCCGGCGACCCGGCCGGCATCCTGCGCACCCTCAGGGCCGCAGCGGCCAAGGGCGTGACCATCGGCGCCCATGTCGCCTACCCGGACCTGGTCGGCTTCGGCCGCCGCAACATGGATATCGCCAGCGACGAGCTGACTGCCGACGTGATCTACCAGATCGGCGCCCTGCAGGCCCTGGCCACTGCCGCCGGTACATCGGTGCGCTACGTGAAGCCCCATGGCGCGCTGTACAACACCATCGCCCACGACACGCGCCAGGCTCTGGCGGTGATCGAGGCGATCCGCGCCGTCGATGCACGCCTGGTGCTGGTCGCCCTGGCCGGCTCGCCGCTGATCGAGCTGGCGCGCCAAGAAGGCCTGGCCTGCATCGCCGAAGCCTTTGCCGACCGCGCTTACACGCCAACGGGCGCCTTGGTGTCGCGCCGCGAGCCAGGTGCCGTGCTGCACGACGCCGAGCAGGTGGCCCAACGCATGCTGCGCCTGGTGCAGACCGGTGAGATCGAAGCCATCGACGGCAGCGTCACCCGCATCGAAGCCGACTCCATCTGCGTGCACGGCGACAGCCCCGGCGCCATCCAGATGGCCCGCGAGGTACGCCAGTTGCTGGAGCAGTCCGGCGTATCCCTGCAATCCTTCGCCGGAGCCGCCCGATGA
- the trpC gene encoding indole-3-glycerol phosphate synthase TrpC yields the protein MSVPTVLEKIVARKFEEVAARRAQVSLAEVEAAVRSADAPRGFARALLEQAARKQPAVIAEIKKASPSKGVLRADFVPADIARSYEAGGATCLSVLTDIDFFQGADQYLQQARAACALPVIRKDFMVDPYQIVEARALGADCVLLIVSCLDDVRMAELAAVAKDVGLDVLVEVHDGAELERALNTLDTPLVGINNRNLHTFDVSLETTLDLLPRIPRDRLVVTESGILNRADVELMEINEVYAYLVGEAFMRAESPGSELQRLFFPERGRPAVIGTDPE from the coding sequence GTGAGCGTACCAACCGTACTGGAGAAGATCGTCGCCCGTAAGTTCGAGGAAGTGGCCGCGCGCCGTGCCCAGGTCAGCCTGGCCGAGGTCGAGGCTGCTGTGCGCAGTGCCGACGCACCGCGTGGCTTCGCTCGTGCGCTGCTGGAGCAGGCTGCGCGCAAGCAGCCAGCGGTGATCGCCGAGATCAAGAAGGCCTCGCCGAGCAAGGGCGTGCTGCGCGCCGACTTCGTCCCGGCGGATATCGCCCGCAGCTACGAGGCCGGTGGCGCCACCTGCCTGTCGGTGCTGACCGATATCGATTTCTTCCAAGGCGCCGACCAGTACCTGCAGCAAGCGCGTGCGGCCTGCGCACTGCCGGTGATCCGTAAGGACTTCATGGTCGATCCGTATCAGATCGTCGAGGCTCGTGCGCTCGGCGCCGACTGCGTGCTGCTGATCGTCTCCTGCCTGGATGACGTACGCATGGCCGAACTGGCCGCGGTGGCCAAGGACGTCGGCCTCGACGTGCTGGTCGAGGTACATGACGGCGCCGAGCTGGAGCGAGCGCTGAATACCCTGGACACACCACTGGTGGGCATCAACAACCGCAACCTGCACACCTTTGATGTCAGCCTGGAGACTACCCTCGACCTGCTGCCGCGTATTCCCCGTGACCGCCTGGTGGTGACCGAGAGCGGTATTCTCAATCGCGCCGATGTCGAGCTGATGGAGATCAACGAGGTCTATGCCTACCTCGTCGGGGAAGCCTTTATGCGTGCGGAAAGTCCGGGCAGTGAATTGCAGCGCCTGTTCTTTCCCGAGCGCGGTCGACCTGCTGTGATCGGTACCGACCCCGAATAA
- a CDS encoding OsmC family protein: MKARVQWAGEALFLGESGSGHAVVMGGPPDAGGRNLGIRPMEMLLIGLGGCSNFDVVSILRKGRQPVESCEVFLDAERADEEPKVFTKIHLHFVVKGRGLKEAQVKRAVELSAEKYCSASIMLGRAGVDISHDYEIVELG; this comes from the coding sequence ATGAAAGCGCGTGTGCAATGGGCCGGTGAAGCTCTGTTCCTCGGCGAGTCCGGTAGTGGCCATGCCGTGGTGATGGGCGGTCCGCCCGATGCCGGTGGTCGTAACCTCGGTATTCGGCCGATGGAGATGTTGCTGATCGGCCTCGGAGGCTGCAGCAACTTCGATGTGGTCAGCATTCTGCGTAAGGGCCGCCAGCCGGTTGAAAGCTGTGAAGTGTTCCTGGATGCCGAGCGTGCAGACGAGGAGCCCAAGGTGTTTACCAAGATCCACCTGCACTTCGTGGTCAAGGGCCGAGGGTTGAAAGAGGCTCAGGTGAAGCGGGCGGTGGAGTTGTCGGCGGAAAAATACTGCTCGGCCTCGATCATGTTGGGCCGTGCCGGTGTCGATATCAGCCACGACTATGAAATTGTCGAACTGGGGTGA
- the coq7 gene encoding 2-polyprenyl-3-methyl-6-methoxy-1,4-benzoquinone monooxygenase: MASERQYSPVDRLLLQADAALRTLLPFSGASSRPSPAIVQNETELSSEESRHVAGLMRINHTGEVCAQALYQGQALTAKLPEVRSAMEHAADEEIDHLAWCEQRIRELGSQPSVLNPLFYGLSFGVGAVAGLVSDRVSLGFVAATEDQVCKHLDEHLEQLPEHDAKSRAILEQMRVDEQQHANSALAAGGVRFPAPVKFGMTLLSKVMTKSTYRI; encoded by the coding sequence ATGGCCAGCGAACGCCAGTATTCCCCCGTCGACCGCCTGCTGCTGCAAGCCGATGCCGCGCTGCGCACGCTGCTGCCATTCAGCGGCGCGTCGAGTCGCCCCTCGCCTGCCATCGTGCAGAACGAGACCGAGCTGAGCAGTGAGGAGTCGCGCCACGTCGCCGGCCTGATGCGCATCAATCACACCGGCGAAGTCTGCGCCCAGGCGCTCTATCAGGGCCAGGCGCTGACCGCCAAGCTGCCGGAAGTGCGTAGCGCCATGGAGCATGCGGCCGATGAGGAAATCGACCACCTGGCCTGGTGCGAACAGCGCATTCGTGAGCTGGGCAGCCAGCCCAGCGTGCTCAACCCGCTGTTCTACGGCCTGTCCTTCGGTGTTGGCGCCGTTGCCGGACTGGTTAGCGATCGCGTCAGTCTGGGATTCGTCGCTGCCACCGAAGACCAGGTATGCAAGCACCTGGATGAACACCTGGAGCAACTGCCCGAGCATGACGCCAAATCACGCGCCATTCTCGAGCAGATGCGCGTCGACGAGCAGCAACATGCCAACAGTGCCCTGGCAGCTGGCGGCGTACGCTTCCCGGCACCGGTGAAGTTCGGCATGACCTTACTGTCGAAGGTCATGACCAAGAGCACCTACCGCATCTGA
- a CDS encoding aminodeoxychorismate/anthranilate synthase component II: MLLMIDNYDSFTYNVVQYLGELGADVHVIRNDELTVAEIEALKPERIVVSPGPCTPTEAGVSIEAILHFAGKLPILGVCLGHQSIGQAYGGDVVRARQVMHGKTSPVFHEDKGVFAGLNNPLTVTRYHSLVVKRETLPDCLEITAWTQHENGSVDEIMGLRHKTLNVEGVQFHPESILTEQGHELFANFLKQTGGVRA; this comes from the coding sequence ATGCTGCTGATGATCGACAACTACGATTCCTTTACCTACAACGTCGTGCAGTACCTGGGTGAACTGGGCGCCGACGTGCACGTGATTCGCAACGATGAACTGACCGTCGCCGAGATCGAAGCGCTCAAGCCCGAGCGCATCGTCGTCTCTCCCGGCCCTTGCACGCCGACCGAAGCGGGCGTGTCCATCGAGGCCATCCTGCATTTCGCCGGCAAGCTGCCGATCCTCGGTGTCTGCCTCGGCCACCAGAGCATTGGTCAGGCCTACGGCGGCGATGTGGTGCGCGCGCGCCAGGTGATGCACGGCAAGACCAGCCCGGTGTTCCATGAGGACAAGGGCGTGTTCGCCGGCCTCAATAACCCGCTCACCGTGACCCGCTATCATTCCCTGGTGGTCAAGCGCGAAACCCTGCCGGATTGCTTGGAAATCACCGCCTGGACCCAGCATGAAAACGGCTCGGTGGACGAGATCATGGGCCTGCGCCACAAGACCCTGAACGTCGAGGGTGTGCAGTTCCACCCCGAGTCCATCCTCACCGAGCAGGGCCACGAACTGTTCGCCAACTTCCTCAAGCAGACCGGAGGCGTGCGCGCATGA
- a CDS encoding NRAMP family divalent metal transporter, protein MQAQTTADFARSRRSSLIAAIFLMATSAIGPGFITQTATFTATMGAAFAFGILASILIDFVVQLNVWRIVTLTRMRASDLANAAIPGSGYLLAVLVIFGGLVFNVGNIAGAGLGLNALMGLDPKWGGGLSALVAIGIFLSKRAGIAVDRLIVVLGLLMILLTLFVAIASNPPLGEALRQTVWPDTINFATITTIVGGTVGGYITYAGAHRLLDRGLVGEEHVQEVTKAALSGIAVTGVMRYILFLAILGVAASGVVIDTSGQGANPAAQAFQAAAGQLGLRAFGLVLWAAAITSVIGAAYTSISFITAFMPGISERGRNRATVLFIALSLSVYLMLGTAPAALLVFAGGFNGLILPIGLSIFVYVGWRRSDLMGGYHYPRWLLILGAVTCILTWYMAVKSVGPIFAFLNVA, encoded by the coding sequence ATGCAAGCCCAGACCACCGCTGACTTCGCCCGCTCACGCCGCTCATCATTGATCGCGGCCATTTTCCTGATGGCCACTTCGGCCATTGGCCCCGGCTTCATCACCCAGACCGCCACCTTCACCGCCACCATGGGCGCTGCCTTTGCCTTCGGCATCCTCGCTTCGATCCTCATCGACTTCGTGGTGCAGCTGAACGTCTGGCGTATCGTCACCCTGACCCGCATGCGCGCCTCGGATCTGGCCAACGCGGCAATTCCCGGTAGCGGCTATCTGCTGGCGGTGCTGGTGATCTTCGGCGGGCTGGTGTTCAACGTCGGCAACATCGCTGGTGCCGGCCTGGGCCTGAATGCGCTGATGGGGCTGGATCCGAAATGGGGCGGCGGCCTCAGTGCGCTCGTCGCCATCGGTATCTTCCTGTCCAAGCGCGCAGGCATCGCTGTTGATCGTCTGATCGTGGTGCTGGGCCTGCTGATGATCCTGCTCACCCTGTTCGTCGCCATCGCCTCGAATCCACCACTGGGCGAAGCGTTGCGCCAGACCGTGTGGCCGGACACGATCAACTTCGCCACCATCACCACCATCGTCGGCGGCACCGTGGGCGGCTATATCACCTACGCTGGCGCACACCGCCTGCTGGATCGCGGCCTGGTCGGCGAGGAGCATGTGCAGGAAGTTACCAAGGCAGCGCTGAGCGGTATCGCGGTCACCGGCGTGATGCGCTACATCCTGTTCCTGGCGATTCTCGGCGTCGCTGCCAGCGGCGTGGTCATCGACACCTCAGGCCAGGGCGCCAACCCGGCGGCACAAGCCTTCCAGGCGGCGGCGGGTCAACTCGGCCTGCGCGCTTTCGGCCTGGTGCTCTGGGCTGCGGCCATCACCAGCGTGATCGGCGCGGCCTATACCTCGATATCGTTCATCACCGCCTTCATGCCTGGCATCAGCGAACGGGGGCGTAACCGCGCCACGGTGTTGTTCATTGCCTTGTCGCTGAGCGTTTATCTCATGCTCGGCACTGCGCCAGCCGCTCTGCTGGTATTCGCTGGCGGCTTCAACGGTCTGATTCTGCCGATTGGCCTGAGCATCTTCGTCTACGTCGGCTGGCGTCGATCCGACCTGATGGGCGGCTACCACTATCCACGCTGGTTGCTGATCCTGGGTGCCGTTACCTGCATCCTGACCTGGTACATGGCGGTCAAATCGGTCGGCCCGATTTTCGCCTTCCTCAACGTAGCCTGA
- the crp gene encoding cAMP-activated global transcriptional regulator CRP — translation MVAITLTPKIKNLDKLLAHCHRRRYTAKSTIIYAGDRCETLFFIVKGSVTILIEDDDGREMIIAYLNSGDFFGEMGLFEKDGSDKERSAWVRAKTECEVAEISYAKFRELTQQDPEILFALGSQMAERLRNTTRKVGDLAFLDVTGRVARTLLDLCKQPDAMTHPDGMQIKITRQEIGRIVGCSREMVGRVLKSLEEQGLVHVKGKTMVVFGTR, via the coding sequence ATGGTTGCTATTACCCTTACACCTAAAATCAAGAATCTCGACAAGCTTCTCGCGCACTGTCATCGCCGTCGCTACACCGCCAAGAGCACGATCATCTACGCAGGTGATCGCTGCGAAACCCTGTTCTTCATCGTCAAAGGCTCGGTCACCATCCTCATCGAGGATGACGATGGCCGTGAAATGATCATCGCCTATCTCAACTCTGGCGATTTCTTCGGCGAGATGGGCCTGTTCGAGAAAGACGGCTCGGACAAGGAGCGCAGTGCCTGGGTTCGGGCCAAGACTGAATGCGAAGTAGCGGAAATCAGCTATGCCAAGTTCCGCGAATTGACCCAGCAGGACCCCGAAATTCTCTTCGCCCTCGGCAGCCAGATGGCCGAGCGCCTGCGCAATACCACACGCAAGGTCGGCGATCTGGCATTCCTCGACGTCACTGGCCGCGTCGCGCGTACCCTGCTCGACCTGTGCAAGCAGCCGGACGCCATGACCCATCCGGATGGCATGCAGATCAAGATCACCCGCCAGGAAATTGGACGCATCGTCGGTTGCTCACGGGAAATGGTCGGCCGCGTGCTCAAGTCCCTGGAAGAGCAAGGCCTGGTTCACGTCAAAGGCAAGACCATGGTGGTCTTCGGCACCCGCTGA
- a CDS encoding formylglycine-generating enzyme family protein, with protein sequence MQVLNTRRVTVFIVIAAGLLVSLPAVAIETIRDTLPSGVQGPELVVMPAGEFLMGDTSGRGNDNERPPRLIVFDQPFAIGRYEVTFADWQQYAAANQLPMPDNEGWGLSAQRPVIHVSWRDAHAYTQWLSRLTGARYRLPTEAEWEYAARGGSQNYYWWGDALDSDEQAPRAHCRGCASSRLLRNKTAAVGQFPANGFGLHDTAGNVWEWTGSNFTQRFDGSETQSAGLLDNSPRVVRGGAWNSGPIYLRSSMRDLKQPHHRDYALGFRVLRELP encoded by the coding sequence GTGCAAGTGCTGAACACGCGTCGCGTCACCGTATTCATAGTCATCGCAGCCGGCCTGCTGGTGAGTCTGCCGGCCGTTGCTATCGAAACCATCCGCGACACGTTGCCAAGCGGCGTTCAGGGGCCGGAATTGGTGGTCATGCCCGCTGGCGAGTTTCTTATGGGCGATACCAGCGGTCGCGGCAACGATAACGAGCGCCCGCCGCGTCTCATCGTCTTCGATCAGCCCTTCGCCATCGGTCGCTACGAAGTCACCTTTGCCGACTGGCAACAGTATGCCGCCGCCAACCAGCTGCCGATGCCTGACAACGAAGGCTGGGGACTTTCAGCGCAACGCCCGGTCATCCATGTATCCTGGCGTGACGCTCATGCCTATACGCAGTGGCTGTCGCGCTTGACAGGTGCGCGCTACCGCCTGCCGACCGAAGCCGAATGGGAGTATGCCGCACGCGGCGGCAGCCAGAACTACTACTGGTGGGGTGACGCGCTCGACAGCGACGAACAGGCACCGCGCGCTCATTGCCGCGGTTGCGCCAGCTCACGCCTGCTGCGCAACAAGACAGCCGCTGTTGGCCAGTTTCCGGCCAATGGCTTCGGCCTGCATGACACCGCGGGCAACGTCTGGGAGTGGACGGGCTCGAACTTCACCCAGCGCTTCGACGGCAGCGAAACGCAGAGTGCCGGCCTGCTCGACAATAGCCCGCGCGTGGTGCGCGGCGGCGCCTGGAACAGCGGCCCGATCTATCTGCGCAGCAGCATGCGCGACCTCAAGCAACCGCATCACCGCGACTATGCGCTGGGGTTTCGTGTGCTGCGCGAGCTGCCATGA
- a CDS encoding GntR family transcriptional regulator, translating into MSKDMPDNPRTLGETVTAEIRRKLVEGELVPGQRLSEAALSESLDISRNTLREAFRVLTQEGLLKHEPNRGVFVAVPDMASIIDIYRVRRFIECQALAQAYPKHPAVQRMAQAVAAAERCREAQDWSGAGTANMAFHAAIVELADSERLNTFYAHLSAELRLAFGLLNDAEFLHSPYIDMNAAILQRLEAGQAQEAAQALDAYLVQSERTVLAAYARRAR; encoded by the coding sequence ATGAGCAAAGACATGCCCGACAACCCGCGCACTCTTGGCGAAACAGTGACGGCCGAAATCCGCCGCAAGCTGGTCGAGGGTGAGCTGGTGCCTGGTCAGCGCCTGTCAGAGGCGGCGCTGAGTGAAAGCCTGGATATTTCCCGCAATACCCTGCGTGAGGCCTTCCGTGTGCTGACCCAGGAAGGTCTGCTCAAGCACGAGCCCAATCGTGGCGTGTTCGTCGCCGTACCGGATATGGCCTCGATCATCGATATATACCGGGTGCGCCGGTTCATCGAATGTCAGGCACTGGCTCAGGCCTACCCCAAGCATCCCGCCGTGCAGCGCATGGCACAGGCCGTGGCCGCAGCCGAACGTTGTCGTGAGGCGCAGGACTGGAGCGGCGCGGGGACCGCCAACATGGCGTTTCACGCCGCCATCGTCGAACTGGCCGACAGTGAGCGCCTCAATACCTTCTATGCCCATCTGTCCGCCGAGCTGCGCCTGGCCTTCGGTCTGCTCAACGATGCCGAGTTCCTCCATTCGCCCTACATCGACATGAATGCGGCAATTCTCCAGCGCCTCGAAGCCGGTCAGGCTCAAGAGGCTGCGCAGGCGCTTGATGCTTACCTGGTGCAGTCCGAGCGCACCGTGCTGGCTGCCTATGCGCGTCGCGCCCGTTGA